Within the Miscanthus floridulus cultivar M001 chromosome 2, ASM1932011v1, whole genome shotgun sequence genome, the region TGTCGTTCTTTGAGCTTGTCGATTCTAAGCGACATGAGTAGGATGTAAATTTGTGAGAAAATCCTACAGGTACGTATTGTCTGTAGTTAAAAAGAAATGATCATTTGGGGGTCTTTGTATTTTCGTTTTAGAGAAAGCTCTGAgccaagaaaaaaaattagagaaagcTTTGAGCCAAGCCAAGCCAAAAAAAAAGAATTAGAGAAAGCTCTGAgccaagccaaaaaaaaaaaagatgcggGGTATCCTCTATGCTTAAATGTTATTATATATTATGTTTTATGCATTTTTTTTCCTGTGATGATAACCAACGGCCTTGTTTATCCCATGTACCAGACTTCGCCCTCGAAGTTCGACCCATCTGACCAGAACTGATGCCGGCCCATTAACGCACTATATGAGAAGACATTTTCTCACTCCAGTCCCTAAAAGAGAGTTGGGAATCACGTTGATCaaacttttttttaattttgattagatttatagaaaatgtgtataatatttatatctctaaataagtttattataaaagtatatttaACGATCTACCTAattatactaattatgtaccataaatattaatatgttGTTAGATATATTTGGTCAACGTTAAAAGTTGTTGATTTTTTGGGAAGCGAGAATAACTCTTTTTTAAGGTCGGAGGGAGTATTTTATTATGGGGTTACATAGGCGACTCGTGGATCAGAGATTTATTAAGTGATTATGTCACTAGGACGGTCGGCGCGCTTCGCCGTGCCCATTTTGGCTTCGCGCTAATGGTAGCAATCCGAAGTTAGCAGGCTGTTCAAATGCGCATGCAAGACCGATTAAGCATTTGACTACATATGTGATAGGACTAAATCATTTATGCTTTACAACACCATTACGAATAACTGATTATATTTAAGCACAATGCCCGGGACTATCTTATCTCCCGTggttcgagtttttttttttacgtAGTCCCAGCGATACAATATGGGCGGCGTATAGAACATAAATTTTGCGGTGCAGAACACTGAATCAACCATATATAAACTACAGAGACATTAGTTCATTATGTAATTTAGATGAAGATTACAGGAAATGTGGTTACTCTTGGACTGAGTGTAGGCCGAAAAAAAAACATATAAGATCATGTCAATTATTCTTCATCAAGCGACATATTAGGCCATTATTTCGAGGTCCCATTTCACAATGAATTGTATCCTCTCATATGCAAAATCGAGTGACCTTCTTAATGAGGTTAGTCTGCATAAATTTCACTCgctattcaagaaaaaaaaaggttAGCCGTTGTAAGAACGGTTTCATAAAAGAGAGAACGAGTCAATGATAACTCTGAACTGGTCAGAGCACACAAACTGTACCTTCTCTCAAGGATTGGCTTGCACAAGTCGATCACTAATTAACGAAAAAAAAACAGAAGCACTCTAATAGGATTATCTAATGTTGTTATATTAAATTGCATCTAAGCAATTCCTAAAATGAGCATTGCACAGCTAGTCAATATCCAAGCCTGGCTCGTCCTAATGAGGCACAAATTAGGAAGCATCATAATTATTAGATTAGTGAATGAGAAACCAAACCACTATTTGTTCTTAAATTTCTTTTATATTAGTTGGAGAGAAAAAAAGGTCACAAAGCCTTGctgcatcccccccccccccccccccccaaaaaaaaaaatgcatgGTAGATAACCTGTTCTATTCCACAGCTACATTCATGAGAGAATTCACTGTAACTAATTCTAATTAAAATGTATCATAAGGTGTCATGAGATAAACTAAATTTGCTGAGAACAGTAAATAATAATATAAAGTGCGGGTGCAGATTGCAATTGACTAATGTTGTTTTCTCTTCATTGCTAACTTTCTTCATGTGCTCTCTAGCTCTTCCTAAAGCTGTCATCAAACAAATTGACAAATACAGAAAACATTGCTTATGGAGGAGATCAGATGTCAATGCAAGGAAACCTCCAAAAGCAGCTTGGAAATGGTGTGTGTGTCAAAAGAAGAAGGAGGGCTAGGAGTCATTGATATTGAAAAGCAAAACAAAGCCCTGCTCGCTAAGAATCTTCACAAGTTTTACAGTAAGGAGGATTTGCCATGGGTAAAAACTCATTTGGGGAAAATTACAGGAATGGAAAACTCCCAAATCACATTAGAAATGGCTCTTTTTGGTGAAGGGATACTCTGAAGCTTCTATCTGAATTCAAAGCCATAGCCAGCCCTCAGGTGAAGGGTGGTGAAAGCTCCTTGTTTTTGGCATGATAAATGGGCCAATTAGCCCTGTCTGCACAGCCCCTGAGCTATTCCTTTGCAAAAAACAAGCAGATTTCAGTCCACAAGCCTTCAACGAAGAGGAGGTTGCAAATCTTTTTCAGTTGCCTTTGTCACAACTTGTATTTTTACAAATGCAGGAGATTCAATGCAGTCTTTACCCCTCAATGATGGTGATGAAAAGTGGTTATACTCTTGGGGATCTAGCAACTTTGCCTCTACCAAGGTCTATAAAATCCTAGTTGATCATGAAGACATTCATATCATTTATAAATGGATTTGAAAAAGTCACTGTCAGCCTAAGCACAGAGTCTTCTTCTGGCTTTTGATCAAAGACAGGCTGAGCACCAGAAATCTACTAAGAAGAAGAAACATGCATTTGGATTCATACAATTGTGTTCTATGTAACATGCTGGTTGAGAAATCAGTTCATCATCTTTTTGTAGATTGCTCATTTGCAAGGATGTGCTGGGACATTCTGAATACTGGCATCCCCTTGGACGATGGCTTTCCTGATCTGTCTGCAGAGATGAAGGTGCAATTGAACACACAATTTTTCATGGAAGCCATGATCCTCTTATGCTGAACTATTTGGACAGCAAGGAATGAACTCATTTTTAAAGGAAACAGTCTAAATCTGACGGGCTGTCAAAGGATCTTCTTCAGTGAGTTGAACCTACTCAAACATAGAGTGAAGACAAATCAGCAAGATCAGTTTTCTTCATGGATTTAGAGcctagcactactacacaaatgattttgcgaCGGAGGCGGTCGTTCTTATTTACGGAGGCGGCTAGGAAATGCCCGTCTCCAAAAATAGATTTATCCAGGAAATGCCCATCTCCAAAAATAGATTTATCGAGACAGGCATCTTAACATAACCGCCTCCAGAAAATGACCTATTTTTGCAGGTGGTCGTCTTACGGTGCCTGCCTCCATAAATTTATTTTTAGAGACAGGCACACTATAAGGCCCGCCTCCTAAAATATAGGCCCAGCTCCCAGCCCAGGCAGCCCATCTTGACCTGATATCACGCTCATCGTATATATAcatagagctagggtttcattcaCTTATCATCTCTGCCTCTCACAGCTCCACCCTCGGTCGccccttcttctccctcacctctccctctctctcccatggCAGCCCCCACCTGAGGATCCTCCCTCCTCTCCCCCACGGAGCCTGAGCTCGGGCAGCGCAGGGCGCGTgcacctccctctcctctccatctCCCCCATGGAGCCCTTGCTCGGCCGGCGCACGGGGAGGCCGGCGGCgcatccctctccctctccggcGGTGCATCTCTCTCCATCGAGCTTGGCCGGCGCACGGGGAGGCCGGCGGCGCATCCCACTCCCTCAAGCTCAGTCGGCTCatggggaggccggatccggccccgATGCGGGCGGATCTGGCGGCGGCGGGCTccaccacggtggatctggcgacGGTGGGCTCCACCATGGCGGATCTGGCCCCGACGCGGCCGGATCCGATGGCGGCGGGCTCCACCATGACGGATCTGGCCCAGGTGTGGATGGATCTGGCCCCGACGCGAGCGGATTCGTTGGTGGCGGATCTGGCCCGGCGCGGGTGGATCTGGCGGCGCGCAGCCCAGATCCAGGCCCAGGCCTGGTTCGGGCTGCGGGCATTTtcctttttttaatttatttttggaggcgggcaaaACAACCGCTTCCACTAATCTGGTAGTAACCATGACCTTTAattggaggcggttgcaatgcTCACCTTCATTAAGATTTTCTGTAATAGTGTAGGATAAGCTGTTGGTTGGCTttgattttctttgtttctttttttatttcttaAACTTGTCCTAGTTCTTTTCCCTGCCCCCTTCCATTAGTAGGGGCAGGAGAAAGAGTTAGGACAAGTTTAAGAAATCACTGTAGGGGCTCTACCTTTGTACTAATCtgtttttatcttctcttaataaATCACTGTAGGGGCTCCGGTGCCTCCAGATTCGTAAAAAAAAATGTACCATAGGAAGGCATGCGCATGACGATGGACTGACGCAAGTAGTGTTTGGCTTGGCAGCAATATTGTAGATGCCATATCCTTCCTTGGAAAAATGATATACTATTGTCCAACACACTGCATCTATGCTTGTGCTTGTGTTAAACAAAACGAAGAGGAAAAAGATGAAAAATCGAAGACAGAATCCCTTATCCATATATTAGCATATTGTACATAGGGAACTTGCAATGGAAATCATCACGAGTATACCAAATGACCATCTCCCTGTTTATTTTACACTTCCCTGACTACATGATCATGTAAACCTTAAATGGTGGataaaaaacacattttgcacTTATAAAAaaacacatttcgtgggtctaaTTAATTTACTTCAACATAATcattagagttaaatgcaccagagatccattaatTTGTGAGAAAGTTTCAGTTGAGTCCATCAACTTccaaagtggctttttgggtatataaacttttaaaatggttcaccatagtccatacctatttatttaaccttaaattcaaagcaCATTTATAGAAAACCCCTTCCCACACGTATGCAGGTGGCAGTGTTTAGTGCTTTACTGTAGCCACGCCTGTGTGCGCTCTGCTGTGCGTGCGCTCCGGCGAGCCGCGCCCCTGGCTGGCGGCGCTCCGGGTTCATCGAGGCCGACATGGCGGTGCGCCCCAGGTCggagttgaggaggctgagctcCGACAGGATCGGCGACAGCACCGCGAAGGACGTGACCGAGAGCGACGTGACCAGCGCGAACAGGAACGTAGAACGCCTCGTTACGTCGGACTCCGAGACCATGGCGGCGCCGGATAAGCCCGCGGTGGTCATGGCCAGCGGGAGGATGAAGCCGGAAAGGCCGATGATCACGCCCTTCTTGCCGGAGCGGACGACGAGCATCGGGTCCATCCGCACGCCGATGAGGAAGATGACGTACATGAGCCCGAACGTCGCGACGGTGTGCAGCACCGGACTGCGTGACAGCATGGACGGGCCGAGTATGATGCCGCCCTGAAACACATCAGATGGAGCAGTACATACGTTTCAGTTGATCTGCGTCAAAAGCTTTCAATCAAGCTGACGAAAAACGTTCATGGCGTCGCTGCAATCAAAGTGCAAACTAGGATGGACGTGCCATGATCTCGGACACGACGCGGGGCTGCTTGGACGGCTTGAGAAGGAAGTAGAGGACGCGGGTGATGGCGACGATGAGGACGAGCtgcacgccgagcagcggcaGCGACTCCTGCAATGGGCTGCCTCCGTGGAAGATGTTCCGCTCGGTGCCCGTGGTCTGCGGGACCACGTAGCAGTTGATGCTGTCGTCCATCGCCCCTGCGTCTCCGCCGGCGCCGATGATTGCCCTGCGCCCCTCTCGTCAGGTTGTGTCTTCGATGGTGGTTTGCACGGTGGAGTGGAGATGGAGCTAGAGACAGAGAAGGGGAGAGGAATGAACGACATGTCAAAAAAGTTTTAAAACTTCATAGCCTCGAGATTTTATCGAGCTCTGGTTGTTCGGTAGAATTTCTGTGGCTGGAAAGCAGTAACCTTATAAATTTTGCGATAAAGATGGGTTTTGCGATAAAGATGGGTGCGTCGTGAGTTCAGGAATAGTAAATCTAAAATTGGATTGGGGAACCCATAACCATAACCCATTGAGGTTAGGATTGGAGCATTGTGTACCGTGTTCTTTGAGTACATATTTGAAACACGCTTCTCTGTCAATTCCATAGTTAGTGGGAACAAAAGCTTACTATGGATCTCTAATCCTGTACAGCATTCCACCTGCAGATCACTACAGTCCAGCTTCTAGCTAACCGAACAAAAGATTATGAAGACCTAGTCTACTACTGATTACTAGCAGTATGTCAAGCTTAGCTAAACAATCTGAATTCTGAAGAGACTACCAGCAAAGCTAAATTCCACTCCTAATCATGCCAGAACCATCAGATGCTACTGAAGTCAGCAAAGTTCCCATCTGACCCTGCCTCAGACAGCATTTCAGTCACCCAGCGCCCACAGCGGCGAGTGAACGGCGTCGCCGTCGAACCCCTCACGCTGGCAATCCTCTCTCTTGATGCCAGGATAAAAGGGCACCATGTCGGATACCGCATCGAAATCGATGTACATGGCAATGTCATGAGGGTCGTCGTTGAACGGAGCATCAGGCGAAATCCAAGGAgtgccctgctgctgctgctgctggctgacggtctctccgccgccgccgcccagcgcAGCAGCAACAATCGGCTTTACCTCATGCTCCTGGAACAcgtcggcggtggtggcggcagagCAGGACGATGGATGGCATTGggccggcgccgcggcggcgtgGTCCGCGGGGAAGTTCAGGTGCGCGTACTGGGCTCCGTGGATGGACACGGCCGCCCGGTCGTAGGCGACGGCCGCGTCGACGGGGTTGTTGAAGGTGCCCAGCCAGTGGCGCTTGCCGCGGTTGGGCTCGCGGATCTCGGCCACCCACTTGCCCCACCGGCGCTGCCGGACACCGCGGAAGTTGTGGCACGCGTTGTCTGGACCACCCATCCCTCGCTGTGCCGGAGCCCACGCACAGCAGAGCGCACACGGGCGTAGCTACAGTAAAGCACTGAACCCGGCCATGTATGCACCCCCGTGTGGTTGGGAAGGAGTTTTCTACGAATGtgctttgaatttaaggttaaataaatagatATGGATTGTAGTAAACTATTTTAAaaatttatggacccaaaaagccactttaGAAGTTGATAGACTCAACTTCTCataagttaatggatctctggtgcatttaactctaatcATTATATCTTTTCCATGCAAGAttattgtaataactttatgaaTCAAAGTTCTCTTTCATATTACCATAttacattttcaaaaaaaaaaatcaccacaTTGCCTCATCGATTTGGTAAGTGTAGTGAGTAGTGTGGATGCCGCCTTTTGCGGTGGGCCAGAGCATTCTGCTGAGTACTTTGGTAATACACAACTACATAAGTTATCTCAGAACTACTCCAGCCCAGATACGTAGCTATCTCAGGTGCATCAaaactgaaaaaaaaagaaaaagtcttCCTTTTACTAAATAATAATTCGGCTCAGATAAACCAAGAACATAaacctatgttaaatatttaaGAAATGCATGATCGACAATTACAGCATATACAATACAACAGGAAAATGTATCCAATTGAGAAAAGGGGAACGCACAAAATCGAAATTGCAAGAGTTTGACGCCAGATTTGAACAACAGGTGCCTAGTacaaaaatatatttttgcaGAGATGAGAAAACAACAGGCAAAGTGAGACCATGAAGCAATGGACTGAGCAGGTAACTGATAGCTAGTAAATGGCTAGCATACCATATGGATGAGTTGTACATAAGCAAATAATCAATCGGCACAGCGTAGGAAAACTGAGCAAACCATTATATTTGCTATAAATATTGGAGACAACTATGTGCCATGCAGGTAGGAATTAGTGGGGAAAAGAGATGCTAGGTCATGTCAACAATATAATGTACGTGAATATCGAAATGTGCGCTAACAAATCTTTAATATGTGGCTTTAGATTAAGCATGTAGGACGGAGAGCCTCCAGGCTGAGAGAGAGGATCCTGACTCCTTGCTTCTAGTCCTTGCTGCTGAACTGGGCCGCGTCGCATGTATTGGGCCGGAAGTCCGGAACCGGAGAGGCAACAAGTGGGTCGAAACAGCAAGCCCAAGCACCTGCACGTGGGATCGTAAACGGACGGCGATCCTTCTTCGGACTGCTCTGTGTTGTTGTCGAAGCCAACTGCCAACCACGTCTCCTGACGGAAGTCACGGTCTCTCGCGTTCGCTTCGGTCGATTTCTATCCCTGAATCCCGACCGCGACCGGCAACCCCAAACACTAGCgtccggtggcggtggcggtggcggtggtggcaacTGTGTGAGCGGCCTACGTGCGGGCAGCCGGGTGTG harbors:
- the LOC136539320 gene encoding cation/H(+) antiporter 15-like; translation: MDDSINCYVVPQTTGTERNIFHGGSPLQESLPLLGVQLVLIVAITRVLYFLLKPSKQPRVVSEIMGGIILGPSMLSRSPVLHTVATFGLMYVIFLIGVRMDPMLVVRSGKKGVIIGLSGFILPLAMTTAGLSGAAMVSESDVTRRSTFLFALVTSLSVTSFAVLSPILSELSLLNSDLGRTAMSASMNPERRQPGARLAGAHAQQSAHRRGYSKALNTATCIRVGRGFL
- the LOC136536852 gene encoding dehydration-responsive element-binding protein 2D-like yields the protein MGQRRRRSERSSEQLDARGRADNGKDELQELPWFGFGNSRRREEATVETTLRPCALCCAWAPAQRGMGGPDNACHNFRGVRQRRWGKWVAEIREPNRGKRHWLGTFNNPVDAAVAYDRAAVSIHGAQYAHLNFPADHAAAAPAQCHPSSCSAATTADVFQEHEVKPIVAAALGGGGGETVSQQQQQQGTPWISPDAPFNDDPHDIAMYIDFDAVSDMVPFYPGIKREDCQREGFDGDAVHSPLWALGD